In the genome of Chrysiogenia bacterium, the window GCTTCGAGGACGAGGTGGAAGTCGGTGACATCGACCAGATCATGTGCTCCATTCTCGACTGGCTCGACCCCGATGATACGCAGGCCAGCAACGACGGATGCAGCGAGGGCGCCGAACGCGATGACTACCTGCGCCTTGATGAGCCCTACGAGCCGCGCAACGGCCCCATGGAGAGCGTGGGCGAGCTGCGCCTGGTCAACGGCGTCACCGCCGACATTTACCGCGCGGTGGCCCCGTTTCTCACCGTCTACCCCCAGGTCCCGAGCGGCGATTGCCGCGCACGGCTCGAAACCCTGCGTTCGAGCGTCAACAGCGAAGAGCAGTTCAAGTGCTTCGACGACAAGGTCAACCTGATGGCCGCCTCCGATCAGGTGATCAAGGCCTGGGCCGTCGGCGGCTTCAACAAAGAGAACTACGTCGAGCCCGATCTGCGCACGCGCGACATCAAGGAATTCAAGGAAGAGGTGCTGACCCTGCTCAACTGCGCGCGTCTGCCCCAGGACGTCGCCGAAGGATCGGGTTGCCCCGCCCCCGCGCCGGGCGTTGCGGCGGCACCCGATTGCTGGGCCACCAGCGCCGACATCAAGCGCGTGCTCGAAACCAATGGCATCTATGCGTTCCAGGAAGTGGGCGATACCCCCAACGTCGGCGCCGCCACCACGAACCTGAGCTGCAGCGGCGGCAACAATCAGAACAACCAGGCTGGCAATTTCGGGGACGCCAACGCACAGCAGAATGCCATCAATTTCCGCAAGCTGGTGGGTGACTACGTCACCATCGAGGCCATCGGGAAGGTGGGCCTGCTCGACGAGGGCGTGGTCATGGACGACGGCGCCCCTGCAACGGACGGTGAGGATGAAGAAGACGAAGGTGGCGGCCTGCGCACTCCGATCGAGTCGCGCATCACGGCCACCTACTACGTCGACGGTTCCAACCAGAGCGCCCCGAAGCTCAAGCTGCTGCGCTGGCAGGAATACTGAGCGCTTCGCGCCTCTCCACCCAGCCTGTCATTCTGAGGGGCGCAACGCGGCCCGAAGAATCGCGTGGAGCCGTCTCGGACGCGATTCTTCGCTGCGCTCAGAATGACACGACTTGGCCTACTTCTTCTTGAGTCGGTGCTT includes:
- a CDS encoding general secretion pathway protein GspK, encoding MMRSLHKRSRRPRGVALLLAILIVALLSVALSDFLYRSRVDLDAARNFEDLQQARYAARAGVEAGSLFLTAVKANEWADALITLGVPNFGAGGFIAGADEFKKNQPQQELQGEVFNDDTPSLTGVDFAEAYYDIPHNDPDGFNNGYLQFISSLTGFNFFTDGEDDDSFGDNIDVEIRFIDESSRLNLNALYYCSPSSGCGDSNQFNVNLYYQIRQLFIDQIIRAREESESKFGAREKEREEADTDERDRDGSRFEDEVEVGDIDQIMCSILDWLDPDDTQASNDGCSEGAERDDYLRLDEPYEPRNGPMESVGELRLVNGVTADIYRAVAPFLTVYPQVPSGDCRARLETLRSSVNSEEQFKCFDDKVNLMAASDQVIKAWAVGGFNKENYVEPDLRTRDIKEFKEEVLTLLNCARLPQDVAEGSGCPAPAPGVAAAPDCWATSADIKRVLETNGIYAFQEVGDTPNVGAATTNLSCSGGNNQNNQAGNFGDANAQQNAINFRKLVGDYVTIEAIGKVGLLDEGVVMDDGAPATDGEDEEDEGGGLRTPIESRITATYYVDGSNQSAPKLKLLRWQEY